A genomic segment from Lignipirellula cremea encodes:
- a CDS encoding alpha/beta hydrolase family protein: MRWVGSLTAAVICVSGGFAWGQADRAEIPVRDNPVFQGVQDHINRLCEAHDAKLFALQTEADLIHQMIDARAKFLELLDLDLDKPRQTPPVLQVGRIMCDGYEIEKLIIQSAPGVPIPCTLYRPTGGPAQKPALLVPHGHSGRDRPIYQKAYQRFVKAGFIVLAKDGWGKQERRSTGHETRGGHLFLTGASLMALELFDNVRCIDYLASRADVDDNRIGMTGTSGGGSQTLFCAAVDTRLAAASPTCAATSLRADLADTDMCICELLTDLLTVGDHSTFLAMAYPRSILVVNGVQDYIFPIQGARASVRDARRLYALGKKEDRMRLAEFDAPHSWHDDMVAEQIRFFRQAFEMPPLKEIPSADAFRSYRELQCYPEGDMPADSLTLADLHRQRITSFLTKEKQRQDGPAASSRQDFLTDMIRQRWSQPVASPQNVQQESLGPDRSHFSQQERIHWTSGLGGKVSVLVTTPLDPTMTAAARKQLVVRLHGDGEADRLEKYYWNDRIRTHATVVELTYTGKSLNPHETGQIATALLSSGKSLLAERVRDLLVTLAVVDDLDLVDEGHNLTLLGHGYDGPLLLAAAPLLPENAHLLLDRSQVSYAVGPEVDLETEELGAETAHWTVLPNLARRLDLADLVEIAQPRRITLFHPLDAARQPLATADWQALLPAAQADASARVEVLGADRPRRELFRRLNQIVTFPLAP; this comes from the coding sequence ATGCGTTGGGTGGGAAGCCTTACGGCGGCCGTGATCTGTGTATCGGGAGGATTCGCCTGGGGGCAAGCGGATCGGGCCGAGATTCCCGTCCGTGACAACCCTGTCTTCCAGGGCGTGCAGGATCATATCAATCGGCTGTGCGAAGCCCACGATGCAAAGCTGTTCGCACTGCAAACCGAAGCCGATCTCATCCATCAGATGATCGACGCCAGGGCGAAGTTCCTGGAACTGCTGGACCTGGATCTGGACAAACCACGCCAGACGCCGCCCGTGCTGCAGGTCGGCCGGATTATGTGCGACGGCTACGAGATCGAAAAACTGATTATCCAATCGGCGCCTGGCGTGCCGATCCCCTGCACCCTGTACCGACCGACGGGCGGCCCGGCGCAAAAACCGGCCCTGCTGGTTCCGCATGGGCACAGCGGGCGCGATCGGCCCATTTATCAAAAGGCGTACCAGCGATTTGTGAAGGCCGGATTCATCGTGCTGGCCAAAGACGGATGGGGCAAACAGGAACGCCGCAGCACAGGACACGAAACGCGCGGCGGGCATCTGTTTCTGACCGGCGCTTCGCTGATGGCGCTGGAACTCTTCGACAACGTCCGCTGCATTGACTACCTCGCCAGCCGGGCCGATGTCGATGACAATCGCATCGGCATGACGGGCACTTCCGGCGGGGGCAGCCAGACGCTGTTCTGCGCCGCCGTCGACACGCGTTTGGCCGCGGCCTCGCCCACCTGTGCGGCGACGTCGCTCCGGGCGGATCTGGCCGATACGGATATGTGCATTTGCGAACTGCTGACCGATCTGCTCACCGTCGGCGACCATAGCACCTTTCTGGCGATGGCTTACCCGCGGTCAATCCTGGTCGTGAATGGCGTGCAGGACTACATCTTTCCGATCCAGGGCGCGCGGGCCTCGGTACGCGACGCCCGCAGGCTATACGCCCTTGGGAAAAAGGAAGATCGCATGCGGCTGGCCGAGTTCGACGCGCCCCACTCCTGGCATGATGACATGGTGGCCGAGCAGATCCGGTTTTTCCGCCAGGCCTTTGAGATGCCGCCGCTGAAAGAGATTCCTTCCGCCGACGCCTTTCGTTCGTATCGCGAACTGCAGTGCTATCCCGAAGGCGACATGCCGGCGGACTCGCTCACCCTGGCCGATCTGCATCGCCAGCGGATCACCTCGTTCCTGACGAAAGAGAAGCAGCGACAGGACGGCCCGGCCGCATCCTCCCGGCAGGACTTTTTGACCGACATGATTCGCCAGCGCTGGTCGCAGCCGGTTGCGTCCCCGCAGAACGTACAGCAGGAGTCGCTGGGTCCCGACCGCAGCCATTTCTCGCAGCAGGAACGGATCCATTGGACGTCCGGCCTGGGCGGCAAGGTTTCCGTGCTGGTCACCACGCCGCTCGATCCCACGATGACGGCGGCCGCCCGGAAGCAGCTGGTCGTCCGTTTGCATGGCGACGGGGAAGCGGATCGCCTGGAGAAGTACTACTGGAATGATCGCATCCGCACCCACGCCACGGTGGTCGAATTGACGTACACCGGCAAGTCGCTGAACCCGCATGAAACGGGACAGATCGCCACTGCATTGCTGTCGTCGGGCAAGTCGCTGCTGGCGGAACGGGTCCGCGATCTGCTGGTGACGCTGGCTGTGGTCGACGACCTGGATCTGGTCGATGAGGGACACAACCTGACACTGTTGGGCCACGGGTACGACGGGCCGCTTCTCCTGGCGGCGGCGCCGCTGCTGCCGGAAAACGCGCACCTGCTGCTGGATCGCTCGCAGGTCAGCTATGCGGTCGGCCCCGAGGTGGATCTGGAAACGGAAGAGCTGGGCGCGGAAACGGCCCACTGGACTGTGCTGCCGAACCTGGCCCGGCGGCTGGATCTGGCCGAT
- a CDS encoding sialate O-acetylesterase gives MKRLIPGSLLLACILLAGAARADVQLPKVFSDSMVLQRNQPVAIWGEAAPGEQVTVKFRDQSKTAVADQDGKWSLKLDPLKVGEPSALTVSGANEIALKDVLVGEVWIGSGQSNMAGIVNGYVKGDEVLAKLAEGTYPQLRMYRGGAWRSAEPAVNLSFSAIMFAFGQSLQADLDVPVGLIVGAVGGTPSGRWLTPEMLASDKPAQKALERAAASDDYEKRVAQHQVQLKAWKEQVAAAEKAGTRAPRQPRDPVKTGECTSGQIGDLYNAHIQHVQCYTIAGVLWDQGESGTAIQGLDQFYTMGALIGGWRQVWGQGDFPFLYIQKPSGGGCAWDMSDPVTRMAGDFTAEPQAAPPTYAGVSRELHIRIMQHPNTAMVQARDLGSGIHPLNKSGYGQRAARVARGFVYEEPVEIYGPLYKSHTVDGGQMKITFTHTGKGLAQKHGDKLQGFQIAGEDKVFHWGDARIEGNQVIVSSDAVESPQAVRYAWAQNAPWANLFNQDGLPAIAFRTDSW, from the coding sequence ATGAAGCGATTGATTCCTGGCAGCCTGTTGCTGGCTTGTATTCTGCTGGCGGGGGCCGCCCGGGCCGACGTGCAGCTGCCTAAAGTGTTCAGCGACTCGATGGTGCTGCAGCGGAACCAGCCGGTGGCGATCTGGGGCGAGGCAGCGCCCGGTGAACAGGTGACCGTCAAGTTCCGCGACCAGTCCAAAACGGCGGTTGCCGACCAGGACGGGAAGTGGTCGCTGAAACTCGATCCGTTGAAGGTGGGCGAACCGTCCGCCCTGACGGTCTCGGGCGCCAATGAGATCGCCCTGAAGGACGTCCTGGTTGGCGAAGTGTGGATAGGCTCCGGTCAGTCGAATATGGCGGGCATAGTTAACGGCTATGTGAAGGGGGACGAAGTCCTCGCCAAACTGGCGGAAGGGACGTACCCTCAGCTGCGCATGTATCGGGGCGGCGCCTGGCGATCGGCCGAGCCTGCCGTGAACCTCAGCTTCTCGGCCATCATGTTCGCCTTTGGGCAAAGCCTGCAGGCGGACCTTGACGTACCGGTCGGCCTGATCGTGGGCGCGGTTGGCGGCACGCCGTCGGGTCGCTGGCTCACGCCGGAGATGCTGGCCAGCGACAAGCCTGCCCAGAAAGCCCTGGAGCGGGCGGCCGCCAGCGATGACTATGAGAAACGCGTGGCGCAGCACCAGGTTCAGCTGAAGGCCTGGAAGGAGCAAGTCGCCGCCGCCGAGAAAGCCGGCACGCGCGCCCCGCGACAGCCCCGGGATCCGGTTAAAACGGGCGAGTGCACCAGCGGGCAAATCGGTGATTTATATAACGCCCACATTCAACACGTGCAGTGTTATACGATCGCTGGCGTGCTGTGGGACCAGGGCGAATCGGGCACCGCGATCCAGGGGCTCGACCAGTTCTACACCATGGGAGCCCTCATTGGCGGCTGGCGTCAGGTCTGGGGCCAGGGCGACTTCCCCTTCCTGTACATCCAGAAGCCCAGCGGCGGCGGCTGCGCCTGGGATATGTCAGATCCTGTCACTCGTATGGCGGGCGACTTTACCGCCGAACCGCAAGCGGCGCCGCCCACCTACGCCGGGGTTTCTCGCGAGTTGCACATCCGGATCATGCAGCATCCGAATACGGCCATGGTGCAGGCGCGCGACCTGGGTTCCGGTATCCATCCGCTCAACAAGTCCGGCTACGGCCAGCGCGCGGCCCGTGTCGCCCGGGGCTTTGTGTATGAAGAGCCGGTCGAAATTTACGGCCCGCTGTACAAGTCCCACACCGTTGACGGCGGCCAGATGAAGATCACGTTCACTCATACCGGCAAAGGCCTCGCCCAGAAACATGGCGACAAGCTGCAGGGCTTTCAGATCGCCGGGGAAGACAAGGTCTTCCACTGGGGCGACGCACGGATCGAAGGGAACCAGGTGATCGTTTCCAGCGACGCGGTCGAGTCGCCGCAGGCTGTGCGTTACGCGTGGGCCCAGAATGCTCCGTGGGCCAATCTGTTCAACCAGGACGGGCTGCCGGCGATCGCGTTCCGCACCGACAGCTGGTAG
- a CDS encoding L-lactate dehydrogenase, with product MKVGIVGSGFVGATAGYAMVMQGVGRELMLVDKNADRAVAEADDIRHAVPFTHPLEVKAGGYQDLVGSRVVIVCAGVNQKPDETRLQLLQRNASVFREVIPAVLQYAPEAVLVVATNPVDVMTHLAAQIAGECGVPATRILGSGTMLDTARFRSLIADYCGVDSRHVHAYVIGEHGDSEVLTWSLATIGGMPLRSFETLRGIADPDKLRQQIDPRVRRAAYSIIQGKGATYYGIGSALARLVNVILHDQRSILTVCAPTAEVQGVHDVTLSLPRLVGGQGVIETFPLPLSEGESRLLNASAQVIRQALDSLEVGS from the coding sequence GTGAAAGTTGGAATTGTCGGCAGCGGATTTGTGGGAGCCACCGCAGGCTATGCGATGGTCATGCAGGGCGTCGGTCGCGAGTTGATGCTGGTGGACAAGAACGCGGACCGAGCGGTAGCCGAGGCGGATGACATCCGCCACGCGGTGCCTTTTACGCATCCGCTCGAAGTCAAAGCAGGCGGCTACCAGGACCTGGTCGGGAGTCGCGTGGTGATCGTGTGCGCCGGCGTCAACCAGAAGCCTGACGAAACCCGATTGCAGCTTCTGCAGCGGAACGCATCAGTCTTCCGTGAGGTCATTCCGGCCGTACTCCAGTACGCGCCCGAAGCAGTGCTGGTGGTGGCAACCAATCCCGTGGATGTGATGACGCATCTTGCCGCCCAGATTGCTGGCGAGTGCGGCGTTCCCGCGACTCGCATTCTGGGATCGGGGACGATGCTGGATACGGCCCGTTTCCGCAGCCTGATCGCCGATTACTGCGGTGTCGATTCGCGTCACGTTCATGCGTATGTGATCGGAGAGCACGGCGATTCCGAGGTGCTCACCTGGTCGCTGGCGACCATCGGCGGCATGCCTCTTCGTTCGTTCGAAACGTTACGAGGAATCGCAGACCCGGATAAATTGCGACAACAGATCGATCCCCGGGTGCGCCGGGCGGCCTACTCGATCATCCAGGGGAAAGGGGCCACATACTATGGCATTGGCAGCGCCCTGGCCCGTCTGGTGAATGTGATTCTGCACGACCAGCGTTCCATTCTGACGGTCTGCGCACCGACGGCAGAAGTACAGGGCGTGCACGATGTCACGCTTTCCCTGCCCCGACTGGTTGGCGGCCAGGGCGTGATCGAAACGTTCCCCTTGCCGCTCAGCGAAGGGGAATCGCGCTTGTTAAACGCCAGCGCACAGGTCATTCGCCAGGCACTGGATAGCCTGGAAGTTGGCTCGTAA
- a CDS encoding prenyltransferase/squalene oxidase repeat-containing protein: protein MPAYLEELTVRLAAGAGLLPDDVRSSHIDYFLSLQQPDGGFAGREGGSDLYYTGFGLRALAILGELYGETAERCAAFLRGKLTGRESVIDLLSLIYGAALVEAAGGIDVFADLQHDWRTSISDFLETLRREDGGYAKGNEGSVSSTYHTFLVLLCRELIERPTPNPEAIVDFIRQRRRPDGGFLEIRVGKRAGANPTAAAIGVLRMLDRIDEDIREDTLDFLCDMQTDEGGFRANSRIPFADLLSTFTVIATLHDLGGLDEVELPEVAKYVDAMALPNGGFRAAALDESHDVEYGFYGIGARALLTLAQTPDEEE, encoded by the coding sequence ATGCCCGCTTACCTTGAAGAACTGACCGTCCGCCTGGCCGCCGGTGCAGGTTTACTGCCCGACGACGTCCGCAGCAGCCACATCGATTACTTCCTGTCGCTCCAGCAGCCCGACGGCGGGTTCGCCGGTCGCGAAGGCGGCAGCGATCTGTATTACACCGGCTTTGGTCTCAGGGCGCTGGCCATCCTGGGCGAACTGTACGGCGAAACGGCCGAGCGCTGCGCCGCGTTTTTGCGAGGCAAACTCACCGGACGCGAATCGGTGATCGATCTGCTCTCCCTGATTTACGGCGCCGCCCTGGTCGAAGCGGCCGGCGGGATCGACGTTTTCGCCGATCTGCAGCATGACTGGCGAACGTCCATCTCCGACTTTCTGGAAACTCTGCGGCGGGAAGACGGCGGCTACGCCAAGGGAAATGAAGGCAGCGTCAGCAGCACCTACCATACGTTCCTGGTGCTGCTCTGCCGCGAGCTGATCGAACGCCCCACGCCCAATCCGGAAGCGATCGTCGACTTCATCCGCCAGCGACGTCGCCCCGACGGCGGCTTTCTTGAGATCCGCGTCGGCAAACGGGCCGGCGCCAATCCCACGGCCGCCGCCATCGGCGTGCTTCGCATGCTGGACCGGATCGACGAAGACATCCGCGAGGACACGCTCGACTTTCTATGCGACATGCAGACCGACGAAGGCGGCTTCCGCGCCAACTCCCGCATCCCGTTCGCCGATCTGCTCAGCACCTTCACCGTGATCGCCACCCTCCACGACCTGGGCGGTCTGGACGAAGTGGAACTGCCCGAAGTGGCCAAATACGTGGACGCGATGGCCCTCCCCAACGGCGGCTTCCGCGCCGCCGCCCTCGACGAATCCCACGACGTCGAATACGGCTTCTACGGCATCGGCGCCCGAGCCCTGCTGACGCTGGCTCAGACTCCCGACGAGGAAGAGTAA
- a CDS encoding metallophosphoesterase family protein, with product MLVIISDLHLTDGTSGATLHPGAFHIFAERLHDMAQRASWRSDGRYRPVERIDLVLLGDVLDITRSNHWLTRNTRPWQDAQSKAVVDTVATITDDILWQNSDGLKVLRSLAAEGAVSVAPTTQNGEPAYNAQPQPVPIRTHYMVGNHDWQLHLRGENYDMLRQKVAHHLGLANRHNAPFPHDPFESEELLEALRRHRVFARHGDIFDPINFTEDRDASSLGDGIVIELVNRFVLEVEQTMGEDLPDSLVAGLQEIDSVRPLLLIPVWLEGMLSRSCPMPGVRKHVKKIWDRLVDEFLELEMVRDRDTWSPFDVVDGLQLALKFSKRLSIGWAGKTTAWMHSLRGAKSESYYEHALSEQDFRNRRARHIVYGHTHNPETIALDASYADGYVLNQSYFNSGTWRRIHRPAAFAPGDHEFVPSDAMTYIAFFQGDERGGRPYETWSGALGVSTVMPQRPMAARQGVSVPQSAVAHASTQPLPPSGPPLQRPHFSTAPGSYQRNPARG from the coding sequence ATGCTCGTCATTATTAGCGATTTGCACTTAACCGACGGCACCAGCGGAGCCACGTTGCACCCCGGCGCGTTTCACATTTTCGCCGAGCGACTTCACGATATGGCGCAGCGGGCTTCCTGGCGGTCCGACGGTCGGTATCGACCCGTCGAACGGATCGACCTGGTGCTGCTGGGCGACGTACTCGACATCACCCGATCCAACCATTGGCTGACGCGGAACACGCGTCCCTGGCAGGACGCACAGTCAAAAGCGGTCGTCGACACCGTCGCGACCATCACCGACGATATCCTGTGGCAGAACAGCGACGGCCTGAAAGTGCTCCGCTCGCTGGCCGCCGAAGGCGCCGTGAGTGTTGCTCCGACCACGCAGAACGGCGAGCCGGCCTATAACGCCCAGCCGCAGCCGGTGCCGATCCGCACCCACTATATGGTGGGCAACCACGACTGGCAGCTGCATCTGCGGGGCGAGAACTACGACATGCTGCGGCAGAAGGTGGCCCATCACCTGGGTCTGGCCAATCGCCACAACGCCCCGTTCCCGCACGATCCGTTTGAATCGGAAGAGCTGCTGGAAGCGCTCCGCCGGCATCGCGTGTTCGCCCGGCATGGCGATATCTTTGATCCGATCAACTTCACCGAAGATCGCGACGCCAGCAGCCTGGGCGACGGCATTGTGATCGAACTGGTCAATCGCTTCGTGCTGGAAGTCGAGCAGACCATGGGCGAAGATCTGCCTGACAGCCTGGTCGCCGGCCTGCAGGAAATTGATAGCGTCCGTCCGCTGCTGCTGATTCCGGTCTGGCTGGAAGGGATGCTCTCGCGCAGCTGCCCCATGCCGGGCGTTCGCAAGCATGTGAAGAAAATCTGGGATCGCCTGGTCGACGAATTCCTGGAACTGGAAATGGTCCGTGACCGCGACACCTGGAGCCCGTTCGACGTGGTCGACGGTCTGCAGCTGGCGCTCAAGTTCAGCAAACGCTTGTCGATCGGCTGGGCCGGCAAAACGACCGCCTGGATGCACAGCCTTCGCGGCGCCAAGAGCGAATCGTATTACGAGCATGCCTTGTCGGAACAGGACTTCCGCAATCGGCGGGCCCGGCATATTGTGTATGGTCATACCCATAACCCGGAAACGATCGCGCTCGATGCGAGCTATGCCGACGGCTATGTGCTGAACCAGAGTTACTTTAACAGCGGCACCTGGCGTCGGATCCATCGTCCGGCTGCGTTTGCCCCCGGCGATCACGAGTTTGTGCCGTCGGACGCCATGACCTACATTGCGTTCTTCCAGGGAGACGAACGGGGCGGTCGCCCTTACGAAACCTGGTCGGGAGCGCTCGGGGTCAGCACGGTCATGCCGCAGCGACCGATGGCG